GGTGCTCGGCGGCTCCACGATGTTCCTCGGGCCGATCCTGGGCAGCGGCTTCCAGACGATGGTCCCGGAGGTCCAGCGGGCGATCGGCGTGGAGGCGGGCTGGATCCGGCCGTTCCTCGCCGGCCTGCTGCTGCTCGTGGTCATCCTCTTCCTGCCCGGCGGGCTGACCAGCCTGATCCCGCGGCGCACCCCCCGGGTACCGGCCGCCGGGGACGGCGACCTCTCACCGGGGCTGGCCGGCCGCCGGCACCCGGCGCCGGGGGAGACGGTGGTCGCCCTGGCCGGCCTGTCCAAGGAGTACGGCGGCGTGCACGCCGTCCGCGGCGTCGACCTGGAGGTCCGCAGCGGCGAGGTCGTGGGCCTGATCGGCCCCAACGGCGCCGGGAAGACCACCCTGGTCAACATGGTCAGCGGGCTGGTGCCGCCCAGCTCCGGCACCGCCACGGTGCTCGGCACGGTGGTCGGCCGGGCCCCCGTGCACCGGCTGGCCGCAGCCGGCGTGAGCCGCACCTTCCAGCACTCCAAGCTGTTCAACCGGCTGTCGGCGCTGGAGAACGTGCTGGTCGGTGCCCACCTGGTCAGCCGGCCCACCTTCCTGCGCCGCCTGCTGTGGCTGCCCTCGGCCCGGCGCGACGAGCGGGCGGCGCTGGAGCACGCCACCCGCTGCCTGCAGCGGGTCGGGCTCGGTCACCTGGCCGGCACCCGGGCCTCCGCGCTGTCCTACGGCGACCAGCGCCGGCTGGAGATCGCCCGCGCGCTGGCCGCCGAGCCCTCGCTGCTGGTCCTGGACGAGCCGGCCGCCGGCATGAACCACGTCGAGGCCGGGCAGCTGTCGGAGCTGATCCGGTCGCTGGCCCGCGACGGGCTGACCATCCTGTTCATCGAGCACAACGTCGGGATGGTCCTGGAGACCTGCACGCGAGTCGTCGTCCTCGACTTCGGGCAGGTCATCGCCAGCGGGACGCCGGCGCAGATCGCCGCCGACCCCGCCGTCATCGAGGCCTACCTCGGCACGGCGGACGCCGACGACGGCGAGCCGGCCCGCGGGTCGGTCGCCGACGGCACCCTGGCCGACCCCACCGGCGGCGGC
This window of the Geodermatophilus sp. DSM 44513 genome carries:
- a CDS encoding ABC transporter permease subunit, which translates into the protein MLAQYATPLTFIALGAVFAYSFYAVLIAGQLSLGQAGFASLAAFTAASLAPSGDDVGDVPALLTAVVIGMAVGALAAVVLGLPTMHLRGVFLAIATLGFAEAVRVVLLNLEWTGGAQGLAVPRVLTVGMAWTALAVVAYWFWRMGPSRYGRALEAIREDELAARSMGIDVGRHRLAAFVTSGAVAGLYGVLFAYYVRLIAPSDFDFAAAVDGLVTAVLGGSTMFLGPILGSGFQTMVPEVQRAIGVEAGWIRPFLAGLLLLVVILFLPGGLTSLIPRRTPRVPAAGDGDLSPGLAGRRHPAPGETVVALAGLSKEYGGVHAVRGVDLEVRSGEVVGLIGPNGAGKTTLVNMVSGLVPPSSGTATVLGTVVGRAPVHRLAAAGVSRTFQHSKLFNRLSALENVLVGAHLVSRPTFLRRLLWLPSARRDERAALEHATRCLQRVGLGHLAGTRASALSYGDQRRLEIARALAAEPSLLVLDEPAAGMNHVEAGQLSELIRSLARDGLTILFIEHNVGMVLETCTRVVVLDFGQVIASGTPAQIAADPAVIEAYLGTADADDGEPARGSVADGTLADPTGGGDGGAPGTLTDVRPSVAGTLDPPDTTPRNAT